A genomic stretch from Vibrio coralliilyticus includes:
- the lptC gene encoding LPS export ABC transporter periplasmic protein LptC: MSLSRIGYLILAFVICWSTYYLFDKGKEYDIQVEPDTELPMFSGEDLVNTSYNEEGIRSYVITSVKLDHYAKSGNTFFDQPILKVYKEGTTQEWEVTADRGILGQDHVLTLYDNVLAKNLLPDSGFDTMSTDVLGIQLDNRDFWADNQVTLVGPQFETVGQAMKGNFAENNAILYKHVQGRYETLTP; this comes from the coding sequence ATGAGTTTATCCCGTATCGGTTACCTGATACTGGCATTTGTGATCTGTTGGTCCACTTACTACTTGTTTGATAAAGGTAAAGAGTACGATATTCAGGTAGAACCGGATACCGAATTACCTATGTTTAGCGGTGAAGATCTAGTGAACACTTCTTATAACGAAGAAGGTATTCGCAGCTATGTCATTACATCCGTTAAGCTGGATCACTACGCAAAAAGCGGTAATACCTTTTTTGATCAACCGATTTTGAAAGTTTACAAAGAAGGCACAACCCAAGAATGGGAGGTCACGGCTGACCGAGGTATTCTTGGGCAAGATCATGTGCTGACATTATATGACAACGTATTGGCGAAAAACCTATTGCCGGATTCAGGCTTTGACACCATGTCAACAGATGTACTCGGTATTCAGTTGGATAATCGCGATTTTTGGGCAGATAACCAAGTCACTTTGGTCGGCCCTCAGTTTGAAACAGTAGGTCAGGCGATGAAAGGCAACTTTGCTGAAAACAACGCCATCCTCTACAAACACGTACAAGGTAGATATGAAACTCTCACACCTTAG
- the lptA gene encoding lipopolysaccharide transport periplasmic protein LptA, protein MKLSHLSLISCLLISGHALALSTDQDQPVYIDSDSQQLDMQSNQVTFLGDVKLKQGSININADKVIVTRDPKDGSIQEIEGYGDLATFSQLTDDGKTLYGEAKELYYVMVDDQLTMIDEAMLSQDDSVIRGTKIRYKISSQKLIADGKEKGDRVSTVLQPQAVQE, encoded by the coding sequence ATGAAACTCTCACACCTTAGTCTAATTTCTTGTTTGCTGATTTCTGGGCATGCGCTCGCGTTGTCTACCGATCAGGATCAACCTGTCTACATAGACTCAGACAGCCAACAACTTGATATGCAAAGCAATCAAGTGACCTTTCTTGGTGATGTAAAACTTAAGCAAGGCAGTATCAATATTAATGCCGATAAAGTCATCGTTACCCGCGATCCAAAAGACGGGTCTATTCAAGAAATTGAAGGATATGGTGACTTAGCCACCTTCTCTCAACTAACTGATGATGGCAAAACCCTTTACGGTGAAGCGAAAGAACTGTATTACGTGATGGTTGATGATCAACTCACTATGATCGATGAAGCCATGCTGTCTCAAGACGACAGTGTGATTCGTGGTACTAAAATCCGCTACAAAATCTCTTCACAAAAGCTAATTGCTGATGGTAAAGAGAAAGGCGATCGCGTCTCAACCGTTCTTCAGCCACAAGCAGTACAAGAATAA
- the kdsC gene encoding 3-deoxy-manno-octulosonate-8-phosphatase KdsC, protein MSKLIETLYKPVEQNTLNIAKQIKLLICDVDGVFSDGLIYMGNDGEELKTFHTRDGYGVKSLMNAGIKIAIITGRQSRIVENRMKALGISLIYQGQDDKVKAYQDICRQLNIAPEHIGYIGDDLIDWPVMEKVALKVCVADGHPLLAQRANYVTSIRGGHGAVREVCDLILQARNELDVHKGLSI, encoded by the coding sequence ATGTCAAAATTGATTGAAACCCTGTATAAACCCGTGGAACAAAACACGCTTAACATTGCCAAACAGATTAAGCTGTTAATATGCGATGTCGATGGCGTATTCTCTGATGGCCTGATTTATATGGGCAATGATGGTGAAGAGTTGAAAACATTCCATACACGAGATGGATACGGTGTAAAATCGCTGATGAATGCGGGCATCAAAATCGCTATCATCACAGGCCGACAATCACGTATTGTTGAAAATCGTATGAAAGCTCTGGGAATCTCGCTGATTTACCAAGGGCAAGACGATAAAGTAAAAGCTTATCAGGACATTTGCAGACAATTAAATATTGCGCCAGAACACATCGGTTATATTGGTGATGATCTTATCGACTGGCCTGTGATGGAAAAAGTCGCTTTGAAAGTCTGCGTGGCTGATGGACACCCACTACTGGCTCAGCGTGCAAATTACGTCACGTCTATTCGTGGCGGACATGGTGCAGTCCGAGAAGTGTGTGATCTTATTTTACAAGCGCGCAATGAACTTGATGTCCACAAAGGTCTAAGTATATGA
- the lptB gene encoding LPS export ABC transporter ATP-binding protein yields the protein MAKLKAEHLAKTYGNRKVVTDVSLEVTSGQIVGLLGPNGAGKTTSFYMIVGLVARDEGSITIDGEDISILPMHSRSRMGIGYLPQEASIFRKLSVEHNIMAVLETREELTREQRQDKLEDLLEEFHIQHIRHSAGMALSGGERRRVEIARALAANPQFILLDEPFAGVDPISVIDIKKIIEHLRDRGLGVLITDHNVRETLDVCEKAYIVSQGHLIAEGTPEQVLNNEQVKQVYLGEQFRL from the coding sequence ATGGCAAAACTCAAAGCAGAGCATTTAGCAAAAACCTACGGAAACCGTAAGGTCGTGACAGACGTCAGTCTTGAAGTTACTTCAGGGCAAATCGTCGGATTGCTCGGTCCGAACGGAGCTGGTAAAACCACCTCTTTCTACATGATTGTGGGTTTGGTCGCTCGCGATGAAGGCTCAATTACTATCGATGGCGAAGACATCAGTATTCTGCCGATGCATAGTCGCTCACGTATGGGGATTGGCTACCTTCCTCAGGAAGCGTCCATCTTTCGCAAGCTGTCGGTGGAACATAATATCATGGCGGTACTAGAGACCCGTGAAGAACTCACCCGTGAGCAACGCCAAGATAAGTTAGAAGACTTATTGGAAGAATTCCACATTCAGCACATTCGCCACAGTGCTGGTATGGCACTATCAGGGGGGGAACGCCGTCGTGTTGAGATCGCTCGCGCTTTGGCTGCAAACCCTCAATTTATCTTACTGGATGAACCTTTCGCTGGTGTCGACCCAATATCGGTCATTGATATCAAAAAGATTATTGAACATCTGCGCGATCGTGGGCTTGGGGTTCTCATTACCGACCACAACGTCCGCGAAACATTAGACGTATGTGAAAAAGCGTACATTGTCAGTCAGGGGCATCTGATTGCAGAGGGCACACCAGAACAAGTGCTCAACAACGAACAGGTAAAACAAGTTTATCTCGGCGAACAATTCCGTCTATGA